From Vairimorpha necatrix chromosome 9, complete sequence, one genomic window encodes:
- a CDS encoding TPR repeat protein, with product MYTNRIINDKLFQNRFYSLKEDPNPKEIFKLIKDYSLSMEANSLGEINTVQFRNPLDVDKEVRSFVKDLNSYCLDFLIKMASTVSNKKFSSEAQTFLGMVYEIGLFDIPRNIKFAFNYYVVAAKQNNKYGTYRLAQAYEKEMGKSNGYSKAIYFYRCAAKLGCVYGMHTYGSILLSGDLNTTKEFQTGLFYLKLASHKADRSYPFPFYDLGQVYESDYNSTEIDPDDEYAFKMYERGARLGCPNSQYRLGKAFELGQLSKKPCMRLALEYYKDASDNGHMDAQYLLSKFFFTGVDHTLSANFDQSFKYALLCGIRGHPEGAFTVAEFYEKGYGRRRNNLLSLWWYTISFKFGNTNSDVKINKLKSTVYKKNIGPSHQPKNFCCFC from the coding sequence ATGTATACTAATAGAATaattaatgataaattattcCAGAACAGATTCTATTCTTTAAAAGAAGATCCAAATCCCAAagaaattttcaaattaataaaagattaCTCACTCAGTATGGAAGCCAATAGCTTAGGCGAAATCAACACAGTCCAGTTTAGAAACCCACTTGACGTAGACAAAGAAGTTAGAAGTTttgtaaaagatttaaattcttattgtttagattttttaataaaaatggcTTCTACTGTGTCAAATAAGAAGTTTTCGTCAGAAGCACAAACTTTTTTAGGTATGGTTTATGAAATAGGTCTGTTTGATATTCCTAGGAATATCAAATTTGCTTTTAATTATTACGTAGTTGCTgctaaacaaaataataaatatggGACTTATAGACTAGCGCAGGCGTATGAGAAAGAGATGGGGAAGAGTAATGGATATTCTAAggcaatatatttttatagatgtGCTGCTAAACTTGGATGTGTTTATGGGATGCATACGTATGGTTCAATTCTACTAAGTGGAGATTTGAATACGACTAAGGAATTCCAGACTGGGTTGTTTTACCTAAAGCTGGCTAGTCATAAGGCTGATCGGTCGTATCCTTTTCCTTTTTATGACTTAGGTCAGGTTTATGAGTCGGACTATAATAGTACTGAAATAGACCCGGACGACGAGTACGCTTTTAAAATGTACGAAAGGGGCGCCCGCCTTGGTTGCCCGAATTCACAGTATAGACTAGGCAAGGCCTTTGAACTGGGTCAGTTGTCTAAAAAGCCTTGTATGAGATTAGCTCTTGAATATTACAAAGATGCGTCAGACAATGGACACATGGATGCTCAATATTTATTGTctaagttttttttcacTGGTGTAGACCACACATTGTCTGCTAATTTTGACCAGTCGTTCAAATATGCGCTTTTGTGCGGAATACGCGGACATCCCGAAGGCGCGTTTACTGTGGCCGAGTTTTATGAAAAAGGCTATGGAAGACGACGGAATAATTTATTGAGTTTGTGGTGGTAcacaatttcttttaagtTTGGGAATACAAACTCAGATGTTAAGATAAATAAGTTAAAGAGCACAGTGTATAAGAAGAATATCGGGCCAAGTCACCAACCAAAGAACTTCTGTTGTTTCTGTTAg
- a CDS encoding putative SP-containing protein, with product MIDFLFIIFISKNIAQTHASIEGSHIVHESTNNNGSGQGSTAVNHNLGNTGIKAMVITEDVLHKGDGKAYTSIPVLSNALQTGTAKSVDQQIVELQVSALESEKESLDASRRASLQKTKLKQVEAEEKRAKANLLKKKKAEIDAILHSPKEELVKPIMPIIAVTPHTFGFAVHDEYELKRLNDLRQAALVEGDMQKKNALLHERPNNESPMESLVEDPELVKKFYENAPVNKTSAVVDPSKGRFSIINDNKKASSAGGAHSVSHGHGTGLVSGSTSSGHIHVPISTSDGEHLGDYHSGEIPRYEGWF from the coding sequence ATGATCgatttcttatttataatattcataTCCAAAAATATAGCTCAGACACATGCTTCTATAGAAGGTAGTCACATCGTCCATGAGTctacaaataataatggAAGTGGTCAAGGAAGTACGGCTGTAAATCATAATCTAGGTAATACTGGTATAAAAGCCATGGTAATTACTGAAGATGTTTTACACAAAGGTGATGGTAAAGCATATACTTCGATACCAGTCCTGTCTAACGCTTTACAAACTGGTACAGCTAAAAGTGTAGACCAACAAATAGTAGAACTACAAGTTAGTGCACTTGAATCTGAAAAAGAAAGTCTCGACGCTAGTCGAAGAGCAAGTCTACAAAAAaccaaattaaaacaaGTTGAAGCAGAAGAAAAAAGAGCGAAAGCGAAtcttttaaagaaaaagaaagcGGAAATTGATGCTATACTACATTCTCCCAAAGAAGAACTAGTTAAACCTATAATGCCGATTATAGCAGTGACTCCTCATACATTTGGATTTGCTGTACATGACGAGTATGAATTGAAAAGGTTGAATGATTTGAGACAAGCTGCGCTTGTTGAAGGCGATATGCAGAAAAAGAATGCGCTTTTACATGAGAGACCGAATAATGAAAGTCCTATGGAAAGTTTAGTGGAAGATCCAGAattagttaaaaaattttatgaaaatgcGCCAGTTAATAAAACTTCGGCTGTTGTCGATCCAAGTAAAGGGAGATTTAGTATAAttaatgataataaaaaagcttCATCTGCAGGTGGAGCGCATTCCGTATCCCATGGTCATGGTACAGGGTTAGTGTCAGGGTCTACTAGTTCGGGACATATACACGTGCCAATTTCTACTTCAGATGGAGAGCATTTGGGAGATTATCACAGTGGGGAGATTCCTAGGTATGAAGGATGGTTTTAA
- a CDS encoding M1 family aminopeptidase: MKEVLDYNVAPEHYNLKIEIENDHFTGEEEVNLKVLRKTNKFNFNEDSLELKEVKLFVNDEEKQISFVSENTFVNLEIQDGEICCEDKVILFIKFKGYYSEDMWGFYKSKYNEDDLFSTDFEPTNARRAFPSWDQPDMKAAFTISIKPLEGFGALSNSSLKEIKDGYYCFNTTPKMSTYIVAYISGKLEAFEWQTKRGVPIKVYSHKDEKDWGEYPAKVAAECLDFFEEYFNIEYPLPKLDLVTIPTFVSGAMENWGLVTFRKTSLLFDKETSSLRSKKNIALTVCHELAHMWFGNLVTMSWWNDLWLNEGFATWASYLAMNNLSKDLIDWDVWTEFINDDIESGMKHDCLKSSHPIAVTVNKPSDINQIFDTISYSKGASMIRMLEGYIGEEAFKEGIRNYLNKFKYSNASTDDLWMSFREELNVQVIMNDWITRQGFPILNIKDTSENSNNSASSETEDDHTNFNLNIEQQRFLLSGTNNRDLWKIPLKIRWFGEQENTETILMIDKNLTLQKKSKIYKFNDEASSFYRVRYPLQNLAELLKLDISTSNKLNLINDIFALIFSNRMLAIDGIVLSELFIRESNPEILSSILTNLSKIRSIFSDETRVVNHINEVIWDITGERAKNIDFLNKNLKTDESVSNSLLLWYAFSTNNKDLNQKLNEGFDFYKQGKSLNPEYIRSIFSSVADAKFDDLWKLAKESKLPDEKTMALSSLAHMKKENMLKKMLSLYTEIEPHNSIYFFLYLSGNLVHRSLIINYILDNFDNIRSFMKNDRLFQYVIENVLGIVSCHKLGDKVIEILTNKKNGDIVMAINKTIEKIKHNQEFREYNSDLVTEKD; encoded by the coding sequence ATGAAAGAAGTTCTCGATTACAACGTAGCACCTGAACACTACAATCtgaaaatagaaattgaaaatgaCCATTTTACTGGTGAAGAAGAAGTAAATCTCAAAGTTTTAAGAAAGACTAAtaagtttaattttaatgaagACTCTTTGGAATTAAAAGAAGTCAAATTATTTGTCAATGATgaagaaaaacaaatttcttttgtttCTGAAAATACTTTTGTAAATCTGGAAATTCAAGATGGGGAAATTTGTTGTGAAGACaaagtaattttatttataaaatttaaaggatATTATTCTGAAGATATGTGgggattttataaatctaaatataatgaaGATGATTTGTTTTCCACTGATTTTGAGCCTACAAATGCAAGAAGGGCGTTTCCATCTTGGGATCAACCCGATATGAAAGCTGCATTTACTATAAGTATTAAGCCTTTAGAAGGATTCGGGGCATTAAGTAATTCTAGTTTAAAGGAAATTAAGGATGgatattattgttttaatacTACGCCTAAAATGTCGACTTATATTGTAGCTTACATTTCAGGGAAACTTGAGGCCTTTGAGTGGCAGACGAAAAGAGGTGTTCCTATAAAAGTCTATTCTCATAAAGATGAAAAGGACTGGGGCGAATATCCTGCCAAAGTAGCGGCAGAATGTTTAGACTTCTTTGAGGAATATTTCAATATCGAATATCCTCTTCCTAAACTTGACTTAGTTACGATTCCCACTTTTGTAAGTGGAGCCATGGAAAATTGGGGCCTTGTTACATTCAGGAAGACTTCTTTACTTTTTGATAAAGAGACTAGTAGTCTCAGAtctaaaaagaatattgCTCTTACTGTTTGTCATGAATTAGCCCACATGTGGTTTGGTAATTTAGTGACTATGTCTTGGTGGAATGATCTCTGGCTTAATGAAGGATTTGCTACTTGGGCTTCTTATTTGGCAATGAATAATTTGTCAAAAGATCTTATTGATTGGGATGTATGGACTGAGTTTATTAATGACGACATTGAGTCGGGAATGAAACACGATTGTCTTAAATCTTCTCATCCTATAGCAGTGACTGTCAATAAACCATCTGACATTAATCAGATCTTTGATACTATTTCGTATTCCAAAGGTGCATCAATGATCAGAATGTTAGAAGGTTACATAGGAGAAGAAGCATTCAAAGAAGGAATAAGgaattatttaaacaagtttaaatattcaaatgcTTCTACTGACGATTTATGGATGTCATTCCGGGAAGAACTAAATGTTCAAGTTATTATGAATGACTGGATTACAAGACAAGGCTTCCcaattttgaatattaaaGATACATCAGAAAATTCTAATAATTCGGCATCTTCAGAGACTGAAGATGACCACACGAATttcaatttaaatattgaaCAGCagagatttttattatctgGTACGAATAATAGGGATTTATGGAAAATACCTCTAAAAATCAGGTGGTTTGGAGAACAAGAAAACACAGAGACGATTTTGATGATtgacaaaaatttaactttacaaaaaaagagtaaaatttataaatttaatgacGAAGCTTCAAGTTTCTACAGGGTAAGGTATcctttacaaaatttagccgaattattaaaacttGATATTTCGACAAGTAACAAGTTAAATCTAATTAATGACATTTTCGCTTTGATTTTTAGCAATAGAATGTTGGCTATTGATGGGATTGTTTTAAGTGAACTTTTTATTAGAGAAAGTAACCCGGAAATTTTAAGTTCGATTTTGacaaatttatcaaaaatacGCAGTATTTTTTCAGATGAAACGAGGGTTGTAAATCATATAAATGAGGTCATTTGGGACATTACAGGAGAAAGagcaaaaaatattgatttcttaaataaaaatctaaaaacaGACGAGTCAGTCTCAAATAGTTTACTGCTCTGGTATGCATTTTCTACAAATAACAAAgatttaaatcaaaaactAAATGAAggttttgatttttataaacaaggCAAATCTTTAAATCCCGAATATATCCGGTCAATTTTCTCGTCAGTCGCAGATGCCAAATTTGACGATTTATGGAAATTGGCCAAAGAATCGAAATTACCAGACGAAAAGACGATGGCTTTGTCTTCCTTGGCCCatatgaaaaaagaaaatatgctGAAGAAAATGTTATCTTTGTATACTGAGATTGAACCACATAAcagtatttattttttcctttaTCTTTCTGGTAATTTAGTTCACCGTTCtctaattattaattatattcttGATAATTTTGACAATATAAGAagttttatgaaaaatgaCAGACTTTTCCAATATGTCATTGAAAATGTACTTGGAATTGTTTCTTGTCATAAACTGGGAGATAAAGTTATTGAGATTTtaactaataaaaaaaatggggATATTGTGATGGCTATTAATAAGACGATTGAGAAAATCAAACATAATCAAGAATTTAGGGAATATAACTCGGATTTAGTAACAgaaaaagattaa
- a CDS encoding microtubule-associated protein RP/EB family member/BIM1-like, translating to MKTSRRELVEWLRDLGININKIEEIGQGTAICKLLNLIHPNVSFNYVKNPSSNYEYLKNLKVAQSFFAENKIDVRFPIEKLVQCKLQDNIEFAQWLYKYFIKNYKQIKKNNEESIILNNEESVREKNRQEIIENIKKHNEDHNVKLEDKYNLVLEENKRLINVIRNQELELATLKSQKSQIKNEELQKLMSDLEKNRDFYFSILVDIEKFLIEYSNIEKNVKEEILSLLYRKE from the coding sequence ATGAAAACAAGTAGGCGTGAACTTGTTGAATGGCTTAGAGATTTAggaataaatataaataaaatagaagaaataGGTCAAGGCACAGCAATATgcaaattattaaatcttattCATCCCAATGTATCTTTCAATTATGTCAAAAATCCCTCATCAAACTACGAATATCTTAAAAATCTCAAAGTTGCACAAAGCTTTTTCGCAGAAAACAAGATAGACGTCAGATTTCCCATTGAAAAACTAGTCCAATGTAAATTACAAGACAATATTGAATTTGCACAATggttatataaatattttataaagaattataaacaaatcaagaaaaataaCGAAGAGTccataatattaaataatgaaGAAAGTGTTCGggaaaaaaatagacaagaaattatagaaaatataaaaaaacataatgaAGATCATAATGTGAAATTAgaagataaatataatttagtttTAGAAGAAAACAAGAGACTTATAAATGTTATTAGAAATCAAGAGTTGGAGTTGGCAACTTTAAAAAGTCAAAAGagtcaaattaaaaatgaagaattacaaaaattgaTGAGTGATTTGGAAAAAAACAgggatttttatttttctattttggttgatattgaaaaatttttaattgaatATTCGAATATTGAAAAGAAtgtaaaagaagaaattttaagtcTATTATACAGGAAAGAATAA
- a CDS encoding ABC transporter: protein MIRKKITEESFVNGIILKYFLYNPMFRIYIIPILLVIYMSASCHSYIITSVNNLEIFIMQDIKSNTPGRLISLYLLFILTHYFLTFLSECLFSVYLQCTVVENFKIHTSEYIALHHNDYHSLGSGKIHTIIERRTKGITDLIELIIMNGYWNFIFIYATYCRMYEKISLSVVGFNIIILICYFIFCGISSVIIKRRREVANADWNECSNRIYGVLNNYDVIKSYNNDTLEVAKLNEKCSSLEESYFKFDTYCNVSTFIQKLMTLLPNSIIIYLVLTGRGFSVLSDFGKLSLYHKLVMSLKNNMESFGKNILRFTQTYTDVKDSSLVGLHLDNNNEEKKILKFNQQIEFKDFSLFIKDNLLIKKLNLIINKGEKVAIVGKNGSGKSSLVKTLLRFYDYEGEVFIDDIKMDEISVTSQRDLISYIPQNPYIIEGTVLENLKYSNKKITNREIKDLCIEFNTHDIFAKLQDGYLTNVGESGKFLSGGQKQQVSFMRGVIKNADIFLIDEPTANLDTLAEKELINRVFTKLTDKTVLLIIHNFEYLKKFDKIIGFSKQEVKIYKNYEEFIIDSDLY, encoded by the coding sequence ATGATACGGAAAAAGATAACTGAAGAAAGTTTCGTAAATGGAATTAtccttaaatattttctatacaATCCCATGTTcagaatttatataattccAATTTTATTGGTAATTTATATGTCTGCTTCATGTCATAGTTACATTATTACTTCAGTAAACAAtctagaaatatttataatgcaagatataaaatctaataCTCCTGGTAGATTAATAAGTTTATACCTCTTATTTATTCTTacacattattttttgacttTTCTTTCTGAATGTCTTTTCTCTGTTTATTTACAGTGCACTGTCGTAGAGAATTTTAAGATCCACACTTCTGAGTACATTGCGCTACACCACAATGACTACCACAGCCTTGGATCTGGGAAAATTCATACAATTATAGAAAGAAGAACTAAAGGAATAACAGATTTGAtagaattaataataatgaaTGGATATTGgaactttatatttatttacgCTACTTATTGTAGGATGTATGAGAAGATATCTTTGTCAGTAGTAGggtttaatataattatattgatttgttattttattttttgcgGAATTTCTTCTGTGATAATTAAAAGACGAAGAGAAGTCGCAAATGCAGACTGGAACGAGTGCTCTAATCGAATTTACGGGGTATTAAACAATTATGACGTCATCAAGTCTTATAATAATGACACCCTAGAAGTAGCTAAATTAAATGAGAAATGTAGTAGTCTAGAAGAATCTTATTTCAAATTTGATACATATTGTAATGTATCTACTTTTATACAGAAATTAATGACTCTATTGCCCAAtagtataataatttatttagtaCTAACAGGTAGAGGCTTTTCTGTCTTATCAGATTTCGGGAAGTTATCTTTGTACCACAAATTAGTTATgagtttaaaaaacaatatggAAAGTTTtggtaaaaatattttgagaTTTACTCAAACTTACACAGATGTAAAAGATAGTAGTTTAGTTGGTTTACATTTagataataataatgaagaaaaaaaaattttaaaattcaatcaACAGattgaatttaaagatttctcattatttattaaagataatttattaattaaaaaattaaatttaataattaataaaggAGAAAAAGTAGCGATAGTCGGTAAAAATGGTAGTGGGAAGAGTTCCTTAGTAAAAACACTACTAAGATTTTATGATTACGAAGGAGAAGTTTTTATTGacgatataaaaatggatGAAATTTCTGTGACGTCACAGAGAGATTTGATTTCTTATATACCACAAAATCCTTATATAATAGAAGGAACAgtattagaaaatttgaaatattctaataaaaaaattactaatagagaaattaaagatttatGTATTGAGTTTAATACACATGATATTTTCGCGAAATTACAAGATGGATATTTGACGAACGTGGGGGAAAGTGGTAAGTTCCTTTCCGGTGGACAAAAACAACAAGTTAGTTTTATGAGGggagttataaaaaatgcagatatttttttaattgatgAACCGACAGCCAATCTTGATACTTTAGCGGAGAAAGAATTAATTAATAGAGTTTTTACTAAATTGACAGATAAGAcagttttattaataattcataattttgaatatttaaagaaatttgatAAGATTATAGGGTTTAGTAAACAAGAAGTGAAGATTTATAAGAATTATgaagaatttataattgattcagatctttattaa
- a CDS encoding GDP-mannose transporter, with the protein MNEQKFDESVGKLKKSVVLLKDILLAVENKVVDKKSIDELKECFKVIKKNCLLSLSYMLISLATTILNKYIISVLNFSTPFFLVVCQSFIICFLIYLLNILQVFKLRFTNLRKWIIPSSFLCVMIFSGSKSLQYLDISFYTLIKNSSIFIVAIVENVFFNRLINLYEGLSFILMIMASYYNIFSTDINGLLWISINVLSTTIYIVTLRHILTDHRGDLMESIFYPNFFSIFLIGILSLSFESLNSIDLSSKVVLFIIFSSICALLTALTTAQVLISLSSTTYSMLGAMNKILLGFTGFIFVGESINTRKIYSLSIGILSTVLYTYSQTNKKNSI; encoded by the exons ATGAATGAGCAGAAATTTGATGAATCTGTTGGTAAGTTAAAAAAGTCTGTTGTACTACTAAAAGACATTTTATTGGCAGTTGAAAATAAAGTGGTAGATAAAAAGTCTATTGATGAATTAAAAGAATGTTttaaagttataaaaaagaatt GTCTACTTTCTCTTTCTTACATGTTAATTTCATTGGCCACTACGATACTcaacaaatatatcatcTCTGTCTTGAATTTCAGTACTCCTTTTTTCTTAGTAGTTTGTCAgtcatttataatatgttttttgatatatttacTAAACATATTACAAGTCTTCAAACTTCGCTTTACTAATCTCAGAAAGTGGATCATTCCTTCTTCGTTTTTGTGTGTCATGATTTTCTCAGGTTCCAAGTCTTTGCAGTACCTTGACATTTCATTTTACActttgataaaaaacagtagcatttttatagtcgCCATAGTCGAGAatgttttctttaatagATTGATAAATCTCTACGAAGGATTGTCTTTTATTCTTATGATTATGGCTTCTTACTACAACATTTTTTCTACAGATATAAATGGTCTATTGTGGATTAGTATTAATGTGCTTAGTACtacaatttatattgtaacTCTTCGTCATATTCTCACTGATCACAGAGGAGATCTCATGGagtcaatattttatccAAACTTTTTTAGTATCTTTTTAATAGGAATATTATCTCTATCATTCGAGTCTTTAAATTCTATAGATTTGTCTTCTAAAGTAGTATTATTCATTATATTCTCGAGTATTTGCGCCTTATTGACTGCTCTTACTACTGCGCAAGTGTTAATAAGCCTGTCGTCTACTACCTACAGTATGCTAGGAGCTatgaacaaaatattattaggATTTACAGGATTTATATTCGTAGGAGAGTCGATTAATACAAGGAAAATATATTCCTTGTCTATAGGAATATTAAGCACAGTGTTGTACACTTATAGTCaaactaataaaaaaaattcaatataa